Proteins co-encoded in one Arachis stenosperma cultivar V10309 chromosome 7, arast.V10309.gnm1.PFL2, whole genome shotgun sequence genomic window:
- the LOC130939196 gene encoding U2 small nuclear ribonucleoprotein B'' 2-like isoform X1, with protein MLSGDIPPNQTIYIKNLNEKIKKDELKRSLYCLFSQYGRILDVVALKTPKLRGQAWVCFSEVPAASNAVRQMQNFPFYDKPMRIQYAKTKSDCIAKEEGSYVPREKKKKQEEKAAERKRRADEAQQSAVPNGTHGASNGGPTPPFRQGPSTQEAVPPNNILFIENLPHETTGRMLEMLFEQYPGFKEVRLIEAKPGIAFVDFEDEVQSSMVMQALNGFKITPQNPMIITFAKK; from the exons ATGCTATCAGGGGACATACCCCCAAACCAGACCATTTACATCAAGAACCTCAACGAGAAGATCAAGAAAGACG AGTTAAAGCGATCATTATATTGCCTGTTCTCTCAATATGGGAGGATCTTGGATGTTGTTGCCTTAAAGACACCTAAGCTTCGAGGACAAGCATGGGTTTGTTTTAGCGAAGTCCCTGCTGCTAGTAATGCGGTCCGACAAATGCAAAACTTCCCATTTTATGACAAACCTATG CGAATTCAATATGCAAAAACAAAGTCAGATTGTATTGCTAAAGAAGAGGGAAGTTATGTTCcaagggaaaagaaaaagaaacaagagGAGAAAG CAGCTGAAAGAAAGCGGCGTGCTGACGAAGCACAGCAATCTGCGGTGCCTAATGGAACACATGGTGCAAGTAATGGTGGCCCGACG CCCCCGTTCCGTCAAGGTCCTAGCACCCAAGAAGCTGTGCCTCCTAACAATATTTTGTTCATAGAGAATTTGCCTCATGAAACTACTGGAAGGATGCTGGAGATGCTCTTCGAACAATACCCGGGTTTTAAGGAAGTGCGCTTGATTGAAGCAAAGCCAGGTATCGCATTTGTAGACTTCGAAGACGAGGTGCAATCGTCCATGGTCATGCAGGCACTTAACGGCTTCAAAATCACCCCTCAAAATCCCATGATCATAACCTTTGCCAAGAAGTAG
- the LOC130939196 gene encoding U2 small nuclear ribonucleoprotein B'' 2-like isoform X2, producing MLSGDIPPNQTIYIKNLNEKIKKDELKRSLYCLFSQYGRILDVVALKTPKLRGQAWVCFSEVPAASNAVRQMQNFPFYDKPMRIQYAKTKSDCIAKEEGSYVPREKKKKQEEKAERKRRADEAQQSAVPNGTHGASNGGPTPPFRQGPSTQEAVPPNNILFIENLPHETTGRMLEMLFEQYPGFKEVRLIEAKPGIAFVDFEDEVQSSMVMQALNGFKITPQNPMIITFAKK from the exons ATGCTATCAGGGGACATACCCCCAAACCAGACCATTTACATCAAGAACCTCAACGAGAAGATCAAGAAAGACG AGTTAAAGCGATCATTATATTGCCTGTTCTCTCAATATGGGAGGATCTTGGATGTTGTTGCCTTAAAGACACCTAAGCTTCGAGGACAAGCATGGGTTTGTTTTAGCGAAGTCCCTGCTGCTAGTAATGCGGTCCGACAAATGCAAAACTTCCCATTTTATGACAAACCTATG CGAATTCAATATGCAAAAACAAAGTCAGATTGTATTGCTAAAGAAGAGGGAAGTTATGTTCcaagggaaaagaaaaagaaacaagagGAGAAAG CTGAAAGAAAGCGGCGTGCTGACGAAGCACAGCAATCTGCGGTGCCTAATGGAACACATGGTGCAAGTAATGGTGGCCCGACG CCCCCGTTCCGTCAAGGTCCTAGCACCCAAGAAGCTGTGCCTCCTAACAATATTTTGTTCATAGAGAATTTGCCTCATGAAACTACTGGAAGGATGCTGGAGATGCTCTTCGAACAATACCCGGGTTTTAAGGAAGTGCGCTTGATTGAAGCAAAGCCAGGTATCGCATTTGTAGACTTCGAAGACGAGGTGCAATCGTCCATGGTCATGCAGGCACTTAACGGCTTCAAAATCACCCCTCAAAATCCCATGATCATAACCTTTGCCAAGAAGTAG